A window from Pyrococcus yayanosii CH1 encodes these proteins:
- the argF gene encoding ornithine carbamoyltransferase — translation MVVSLAGRDLLCLQDYTAEEIWTILETAKMMKIWQKIGKPHRLLEGKTLAMIFQKPSTRTRVSFEVAMAHLGGHALYLNAQDLQLRRGETIADTARVLSRYVDAIMARVYDHKDVEDLAKYASVPVINGLSDFSHPCQALADYMTIWEKKGHIAGLKVVYVGDGNNVAHSLMIAGTKLGAHVVVATPEGFEPDEKVIKWAEANAAESGGSFELLHDPIKAVKDADVIYTDVWASMGQEAEAEERRRIFRPFQVNKDLVKHAKPDFLFMHCLPAHRGEEVTDDVIDGPNSVVWDEAENRLHAQKAVLALLMGGIKG, via the coding sequence ATGGTCGTGAGCCTTGCAGGAAGGGACCTTCTCTGCCTCCAGGACTACACGGCCGAGGAGATATGGACGATTCTCGAGACGGCCAAAATGATGAAGATTTGGCAGAAGATAGGCAAGCCCCACAGGCTCCTTGAGGGCAAGACCCTGGCAATGATATTCCAGAAGCCCTCCACGAGGACAAGGGTGAGCTTTGAGGTTGCCATGGCACACCTCGGCGGCCATGCCCTCTACCTCAACGCCCAGGACCTCCAGCTCCGCAGGGGCGAAACGATAGCCGACACCGCCCGCGTCCTCAGCCGTTACGTGGATGCCATAATGGCGAGAGTTTACGACCACAAGGATGTTGAAGACCTCGCCAAGTACGCAAGCGTTCCGGTGATAAACGGTCTATCTGACTTTTCTCACCCGTGCCAGGCTTTAGCGGACTACATGACAATATGGGAGAAGAAGGGCCACATAGCTGGCCTCAAGGTTGTCTACGTCGGCGACGGAAACAACGTAGCCCATTCGCTCATGATAGCCGGAACCAAGCTTGGCGCTCACGTCGTCGTTGCAACGCCAGAGGGCTTCGAGCCCGACGAGAAGGTCATCAAGTGGGCCGAGGCTAACGCGGCCGAGAGCGGTGGAAGCTTCGAGCTCCTCCATGACCCAATTAAGGCCGTCAAAGATGCGGACGTCATTTACACTGATGTTTGGGCGAGCATGGGACAGGAGGCAGAGGCCGAGGAGAGGAGGAGAATCTTTAGGCCGTTCCAGGTTAACAAGGACCTAGTAAAGCACGCAAAGCCGGACTTCCTCTTCATGCACTGCCTTCCGGCCCACAGGGGCGAGGAGGTCACGGACGACGTCATAGATGGGCCCAACAGTGTGGTCTGGGACGAAGCGGAGAACAGGCTCCACGCCCAAAAGGCTGTGCTTGCCCTGCTGATGGGTGGGATTAAGGGCTGA